A segment of the Anopheles cruzii chromosome 2, idAnoCruzAS_RS32_06, whole genome shotgun sequence genome:
GAAGAATGGCACAAAGATGGGCGTTTGATAGATTGTACTTACTTGTTAACAGGAACTGGCCTTGTAAAATGGAAGGAACCTTAACATTTTCCTAACAATATCCCTCGTATGCACACTCCGCCCGTTGgaccgaccaaccaacaaTACCAGCGACCGGCTTCCGCACAAGACCGATTACGCGTAGGAAGTGAGCACGTACAATGCAGTATAAGTCCTGCACAGCCACATGTGCTGCTTACGCTTCACGATCGCCGCTCGCGTTGTGTCTGTGAGTTACCAGATGATCCCTTCGGCTTTTCGGGGTACCACGAACACGACCGATACGCGCGCCTCTTGAATGCGCTCCAATTGTTCACAGCCTAATTCGGTCTCGCGAGAGCGTTTGTTCCGCGCTCCGCGCTAAAATTCCACACAAATGTGTGAGTGATTGGCCGCCAGTTTCCCTCGCGGTCGCGGCCAACAATCCGCTAGTAGTTGTGTCAGTTGGTAGTGGCTTTTGatcgttcgtccgtccgcaAGCGCATAAGCTACTACTAACACTGTACTAATTTCCGAGTCCCGATGGCGGCGCACGCGAGTTTCAATGCCTCATATCTCACCGGGAGGTGCCGCAAGTTACcactgttttcttttaatcAGTGTTCTCTCTCTTCGTAGCTTTATATAAAATCGCGCTACTGACGACCAACAGGAACCACACagaggaaagagaaagaggTCTCGGTGGGGTTCTTCTACGGTTTAATGTATACTTGATAAGCATAACAGCGCAGCGGTGGTTGGCGCGCCTCATGTTGCTTCCAAATTTGtcttgtgtgtatgtgtgtattaCATCTTACTAAACACGAGCCAACATGAACGCGCTCGTATGTGCCCGTAGGACATAGAAGTATGTTTAATTAAGTGGCGGGCATAGATAAATTAATATGACTTGTGCTTCTGTTGTGTCTCTTTGCTCCGTGAACTTCTTTTACCCAGCGATGTTCGATTGCCAGTTACTTCGAGTTACCAAAACGAAAATGAGGTTTTGGGTGATAATTTGATTACTATAAACATGACTGTCTTCGAATTTACCATCTCTCTGGATTTATAACTTCCAGAACTCTGAAATCTGTCCCAAAATTCTAGAAATATTGAAGGAATTATTTAAGAACAATAAAGGTTCAATTGCTCAAACCAAAAACATTAGCATTTTCATCGGACACTGCTAAAACTCAGCGCCCTGCGATTGttatctttttttatttaaatcgcTCCAAAACCAACCGTGTAAAAGAATTGCCGTAATGTATGGATGCTATTGTTCGACCCCCGCCTAGCCTTATTTTTTCACACCAAAAGAGATAAGCTCTTTTCTCTCTTCATTTTCCACAGAGAGCGACAAAATAGAGAAACCTTTGGAAACGAAACACCTTATCGTAGCTCTATGCCCGTTTTGGATACACCTACGAGGCGCAACATGGCCACCCACCGAGCAATGTTCCTACGTTGTTGCCCACACGATCGAAAGATTGGTGGCCATCGAGCAAGTTTCGACTTTGCCGGGTAGCTCCAGAAGGACAACGCGCATTGAAGTCTTTTTCTCAGCTGTTGTTCctctctcggtcgctctcTTCGCTACGGTAGCGTTCCTTGGGAGATGATAAGAAACATGCGCGATAGGCAGGGCGGCAAGATAAAGCAAAAACACGAGTCCGCCAAAGGTAGAGATAAGATTTTCAAGGTTTCTTGCTTGTCGCCTCGTACGGACCGAAATGCGGCAAATCAAGAGGTACCAAACATCGTGCTGCTGTCCCGTTCTGGGTAGAACATGAAGACAAAATTTGTCCGGGCCGTCTGTGGCGTGCGTTTTGAATTGGCTTCTGATGTTTGCTTACGCAATGATCTATTTTAAGAATGCTCCCAGCTTCCAACATGCACCACAGAGATATGTGATTGGGTCGGCCGCGCAACACTACGTGGCGCTGAAAAGTGAGACGTTTTACCTATTCGTTTTCGGCCCTCTAGGACGGTCATTTTCGTGCGAAATATTCTCTGTGACAAACATGGAATCGAGGGAAACTGTGTCTAACTGCACCGAATCTGGCAGATTGTCCGACCTTTTCGACTTTGAAGATCGGAATTTCGAGGATGCAGAACATCGCAGCTAAAAAAGGGGAACGTGTATACATACCGAACAGTCAGAAGTTTCTGGTCTATTTCGACGAGCGCAAGTATTAAAATCGTTTTTATCGCTTGTGAAGAGTTTCTTTCCTTTGCAAAACCGAATCACTTCACAAATCGCATGCAAAAATTCGGTCTTTCATTGAACACACAAACGGAAGACatgggggtgtgtgtgttgagggAGCACGAACCAGAAGAGCCAATTTGCTACTTACGGAACCCTGCACGATTAATCACCAAATCTTCTGTTTCCTGCAACACTGAAAGTGAAAGTTATGCACTGAATTGGTCTGTTGTTGGCCCGATTTTTCGTAACCCTAAAACACTCCACTTTTCACCCGATGCTGTCCAGATCCAATTCAGAACCTATTGACTCTATTCGCGTTTGACAGCTAACGCACACAACGgtacgtttgttttgtttatattttgcGCAAGCGCGCCGGGTTGCCAGCACACCTTGAACGGTGGTTTTGTTTAAGTACACTCTAAAATGCTTCTGACAATATTTCGTATTCCATGCCTTCTTAATATTAGCAACAATTAAACTCTTTTTGATGCATTCGTTTAAATGGTTTCATTGTCTACTATGCAGAAATGGAGCTGCCAAAATATGTTATACGGCAAACACACGAACGTAGTCCACCAATAACGTGGAATTACCGTTCCACGTGGGATACCAACTATCTTTCGCGTTCCAGAATGTGTACATTGCCTTAACCCCTAAATCTTTCCAAGGCTTTTCTCCAAACTGATGGAAGTCGTGATGTCCACCGACTCCTACCCCAAGTGCCAGATAGAAATCCTTATCGAATGGAGCCATCGGGTTCCCACTTATGCTCCAGAGTTTTGCGATTTGAGAGCGGTTTTCTGGAAGTGAGCGATGCAGACCTTCTCCGGGATCAACAGAACAATAAACTTCGCCGTCTACCTCCATCCATACGCCTTCCGGTGTCCATCGTAAGCCGTACTCGTGGAAGTCAGCATTCCATTGAATATTCTTTTGCAGGGTGCACATCTTCGAGCAGCGAGCAGGTTCGGTATCGCTTATGATCAACCCGCCGGACAATTGATTCATCAGACGAGGACCACCCGGCACGAACGCGACGCGTATCAGTCCAGACGCGTATCCATCTTGACCGTAATAATCCGTTGCTGGAATGAGATACAGCTCTGTAGAACGAAACCcaaaattattataaaatAGTTAAAGCCAAACGAGGTGTCTTCAATAGGCTTACGTGGAAAGATCCAATTTCCTTGCGGTAGTCTTGCCCGGATCACAATTTTCCCGTAAGTGAAGCGAAAGCTGTTGAACGTGGACATTTGCGCCGTTAGCACCGGTGGAATCATGTCAAAATCAATTTGCGTATCTCGAATGCAGTCGCGAGAGCTCCGATCACCGGTGCACTCATCGGCGAACCGGAAATGATTGTTCGTCGAGCCGGGACCAAATTTGCTTTCGAAGAGGGTGGGCTTAATGAAGAGTTTACCGTTTTgaagttttaaattttctttgaaaTCGGCATATACTACGAACTCGTTTTCTGGCTCCGACGCAAAACGGTTCTCAATACGCCACTTTTGTTGATCAATCGTTTGTCCACTAAAATTATCTTCAAACAACAGATCCCCCGAACACACCGTAGCACCATGGACAACCGAACGGCCTGGCAAGCAGTTCGGGTTCACTTTTCGTTCGATGTCGGTTTGTGTAGCGGTGGATCTCACGTCTTTTGTTCGACGCTCGTTCGAAACCAACACGTAAGGGTAGCCATCAGATGCGCCGGAGCGTTCCGCAATGCCCGGGATCGGTGCCGGACTAGTGGATGCTGGGCGTAAATCTTGCACAGTGTACGATCCCGAATTAGTGCGATATGTTTGTCCGTTCCGAACAATCACCGTGCGATAGTAGATCACATCTCCCGGTATTAGTTGCGCTTCCCGatcgataaataaatatcGGCCGTTTTTCACCTTCGTGATGGTTTGCGCCCAACGGCCTACGTCATAGGACTGGGAAAATTGTTGATTCAGCTTCCCGTGAAACGTAAAGGAACTTATTCTTGGTTCCGCGTTGATCCACACTATTAGTCCCTGAGGATCAAACACTTCAAACCTTGGTTTGGGTGGTTGATAACGACTACCACGCCGAGGGTCGCTTCGACACGCACAAGAAAAGTACAAGAAAACCATAAAGCGAAGAAACGATTTCATTTTCACCATTACACCGAACGTATTACTGCGCGTATCACTACAGCGAGCAATGAGAAAGAAACGGAATTTCCTTTGCCTTAGAATCACCATTCCGTTGACTCGTGGGAAACATCGACACCTTCAACAATACAATGGGTGAGCAATCTAGATCGACGCGATCTGACGTCATGTCGTCCGAGAACAACACCCAACATGAACATGATGGCATGAAATGTAGAATtgatggttttattgttttcaattgtcCTCATTGTGGTACAGTCCAGCCTAAACGATAATGCTGGCTGAATCTTCCATGCCAAATGCCGGCTAAGAAGTATTTGTCTCAACTGCAGTGGCTTCGTCTTCCGCTCGTTCGTTGCACTCCGGTTCCCGCTCAAACAGAATCACCAGCTCCGTGTGTGGAGTATGTGGGAACAGATCTACCGCCACTGCTTTACGAGGCAGAAAAGGTTCACCGCGCAGCTGCTTGGAACAAGGACGCATCAGATCAATCCAGTTCTTTATAGCACTTTGAGGTGAGCACGAAACGTACACCAATTTGTCCAAGCCGCGGGCGTTGCGTAGTTGGGTGATCGATCGAATATCTGTGAAAAGGCGTAAAGAATCAAATTAAAGGCTAACGTACTCGATCGTTCGTTATAGTGTTCTCTTACGAAGTCCGGCTCTCGGTGGGTCGACGATTGCAATGAGCGATTCCTTTCGGTTCTGTTCTACATCTGCGTGACGTATTAACGACATAATAAAATCATCAGCATTTCCTGCATAAAACTTGCAGTTCTCGACACCATTACGTTTGGCATTGTATTTGGCATCTTCGATCGCCTGTGGAACAATGTCTACACCCAACACCTGCCGGCAGTGCCGTGCGAAGCAAAGTCCGATGGTTCCTGTGCCGCAGCATATGTCGAGCACACTCGAGGCGCAATCCGGTGCGGCGAAATCGATGGCACACTGGTACAGTACACCCGCTGCGGGAGTATTGATCTGGAAAAACGCTTGAGGGCTGATACGGAAAGTCATGCCCAGAATCTCATCCTCGATGTGTGTGTCCCCATATAGATGTTCGATCGGGTTTGTGTACTGTCCTTGTTGGCGTTTCTGAATGActtcaaaataaattgaacaaaCGCCGGCCAGTTTGCCGGCTTCCGACGTGAAACAGTCGACAATCGATTGCTTTAAGCTCTTCTGATCGGCTTCCGACAGATCCTGCAGGTGTATTCCAACAATGACCATCACTTGAGCCGTAGCGTGAGACATACGCACGGTTAGCTGTCGGAAGTATCCTTGATACGTTTCCGCACTGTACACCTCCAGCACAGAATTCTGAACATACTCCTCAAACAATTGCACTGTTTGCTTCATGCATTCCGGAATATGTTTTAACTTTTGAACAGACTCCACTTCCAGGAAGCCGTTAGAATAGCTGCCAACGCGGAATCCAACGCGTTTTACACCCTGTGCATCTTTCCCGATGGTGAATTCACACTTGTTGCGATACCCATCTTGCACAGGGGATTGCCGGATTGGTTCGAGGGCGCACGGTAGGCCTCCGTGCAGTGCTcgttgtttttccacaaaagGCCTCAGCGCAGGAACTGAGGACCACAACTCATTTCCAAACTTTTGTAAGACGTTCTCCATCTCGGATTGTTTCTGCTTGATTTGCTCCTCGTATGGAAGGTATGCAAGGGCTGTGGCTGAAGCTTCAACAGTGCGTCGCTTCACATTCAACGGTTCGCCATCCGCTTCCGAAGCTTCCTTGCGTCGACGAACCAATGGATCCGCTGCCGGTTTCGCTTCGAAAGCAGACAACTGTTTTCCCTTCCATTTGTAACCGTTTAACTCTTTGATTGCCTTCTCACGATCCTCCTGATTCCTGAAGCATATGAAAATGAAGGGGCTTCCGGGTTTCATGATCTTTATCTTGTTTGTGGACAATTTTAGCTTCACGTTTAGCAGTTTTTTCAATTCCTGAAAAATTTGAACCCACATTGTTTAGCAACAGATCCTGCAACAATAAATCAGTGTTCACTCACGCCAATTCCGTAGTATTTTGGTAAACTTCGAAGTTCGATTTTAAACAGCTCGGAAGTGAAGCCAGTGGCGTCGAGGTAAGCATACTCTTCTCCCTTAGGTACTTGCTCTTTTGGTTCCTCGTGTGGCTCGGACGGTTCTGCAATCGGTTGCGTATCAACAATAGCTTTTTCTGCATCCATTGTTGCGATTTCCAGATCACGAGAACACAAGAACACGGTTAACTTATGAGTGTTTACAAACTATAAACGTGTTCTGCATCAAAATGCCGACGTCAAACGATTCAACGAAGTTTTCGTTCAGTTTTTGACAGCAGCATTTGTTTCGTGCAGTCGACCGAGTGATAGTGAGAATGAGAATACGAAACCTAAAAAGTGAGCATGGTTGTCAAATCGCTTGCTCACGTCCATCGCAAACGCCATCGCCACGTCAGAGTTCAGTTGTCGACAAGTGTAAGTGGTTTAATATTTAGGCGTGTTTCCTGCCTTTCCAACATATTTCCCGGAACTGGTCATTTCCTTCGCAACATAGCTTCACATTTCTTATCAGCACAAATGTTCCGGTGCTTTTTTGGGTTTCCTTGCTCCTAACATAATACACCATCGCGAGCAAGCCCAGCCCCGGTGCCTAGCCCTGGTCTCACATAAAGCGCTTCCTTTTCCCACCGGGTTTCTCATTCATCCTACATTCGTCGATCCGGTCGGTTCGGAAGCCGAAAGTTTGCCCGGGTGGCTAACAGTTTCGTCTGTTCTGTCTTTTCCCAATTGTGTGCAGTTTCCCCCCTTCCCAGTTCATTTAAGCTACGGCAACCGCAGTTCCGGTGAAAAGCGTCCTAGGATCGGCCACGATGAAGCTGTTTCTGTTTGCATTCGCGCTGatggccatcgccaccgtgGCGATTGCGGAGGAAAAGGTCAAATCGGAAGATGGAGTGCTTGTGCTTACAAAGGACAACTTCGATTCGGTAGTCGCCGACAACGAGTTCGTGCTGGTTGAATTCTGTAAGTAGATTCCTCGATGGCATATTCAATCGATGAGGCATGGTGTGGTCCATATGGAGGCAATATTAGCAGGCGAGCGAGTGGAGCAATGCGCGACCAATTACGCAAATTCCGCTACTTTAACAATGAAAGCGGCAGCGCGAACTAAATCAAAGCAGCAAACGCAGGTGCAAGGTGAATCTAGTCGCGGGGGcaacggaagcaaaaaagcCAGCACAGCGAGTTCAGCAGCTAGTTACGTTTTCAAGGCGCTGTTGCTTTGCGATGTTCCCCTTGGAACGGCTTATCTGCGGTTCCGGCAACGCTCGACGCaggaaagagagaagaagagGCGAAGCAGTGCTCCAATCGCTGTTCGCGCAACCGAGACGACCAGCGCTGGTTGGCCGGATTGTGCGGATCGTTGTATACGTGGaagtttttccaccgctcTCTAGTTCTTCTTCACTTCGCCCTTTCGCTGAGACCAGCTAGCCGGCTAAATGCAAtgcaaccggccggccaacattTGTTTTGGCTTCCAAAGGAACATAAGTTAGATATTTGAATCGTCAAAAATGTTCGGCATCCATCAGCGCTTTGCTGGTGATCGTAGTAGGTTGCTGATCTGCTGGTTGTTATAtgtaaaaaaatggcaacggAAAAAGATGTATCGCAAAGAAGTAGCAGAAGACTTGTCCAAATCTCGTCCATGATACATTTTCATAATGTGCCATTTCATCACCACGGTGCACCACGTCACCACCAAATGTGACACATAAATTCTTCAAAACTTAAACGCACGTTCTCGAAGGTTTCTTTCTGATTGCGCCTTTTCGAATGAATACTTAAAGCTTTCCGCGGTTTTTTACTGGGTGAAAAACAGATTTCTCCAGACCATATGTTTACTCAgatgtttccgtttcgttggaAACTGTTTTCGCCGCTTTCTGGGCGTTTATTGTTTCTTAAACACCTTGTAAaatacaaatatttattttgctacCGGTGAGAGAGAGTAGGTTAAAAGGCCAGAGGTGTGTTGGAAATCATGGTCGCTATGCGGTTTTGGCCCGCAGGAAAAAAGCACGACGTGTCGCACAGCTCACAACATTTTCTTGCGGTTTCTTGAAGAACCGTTGCTTGTTTCATACCCCCCCACGAAGGAACGGTGATTACATTTTGTCCTTATCGTACGGCTACAGTAATGTGTTGGCAACCAATTGCGTTATGATGTTCGTTGCTATCTGGAGCAAAAATCTGTACTCCTTGATAAACCCTGAAATTGTGTCGTATCGTGTATGTCTGTAAAGAAGGGAGCGCACTGTGGCGTAATAATTGCCAGCAGTAGCACCTCTGAACTGCACATGATTTGGATctggttttttctttcaaaagaTCTGTTCGATTCAAAATATGGAGCCACATATTCTTGTGAAGTTGTTTTCTGTCAATCTCGTACCGAGTAATTATGCCCTTTACAATGGTGCACGTGTTGATGTACCAAAGAAACTAAAAACATTTGAATGATGGGACAATTGTTGCATTATGCGACATTTCATTCGTTCATTGGCCGGTCGTCTTCGCCGCGCGCACCGGTATGAAACTGGACCGGTTTCAGCTTGTGAAGATGCTGATCCTTCGAAGCATGACGTGTCGAGACGCGAATGGCggaaaaacccacacacccTTAGCCGACTTATGCGCGACTTGCTCCGCGATGACGCGATCTGTTCCATCTTGATTGTGGGTGTGTCGACGATCGTAACGATCGAGGGAAGTGGTACAAAACACACGCCCGAACGGCGATCGCTAGATCTTCGCATGTGTCGTTTATGTTTACGGTCAGTAACCCTTCAGCAACCCGTGAAGGGTTGTGATAATACATTTGCCAGCGCATGCCCTACGAGAGGCGCTCACACCAACACAACTGATCGATGCGTACAAGACAAGATCACCGATCACGGACGGTCAAGTTCATGATGTGTAAAACGAGTTTGACTTGAATAAGGTGTAACAGTTCTCCGAACGTGCCACACCATTTTACTATGTGCATTTGGCTAATAGTTAGAACAAGAGATCCAAGTTTAAGTGAAAATATCATAGCTTTAAATTCAAAGTATTGAGTAAATGTAGGACGAAATCTGCGTAACACAGTAAATTACAAAGTAATGGTAGCACGTGGACAGGGAAAAGCATCAACGGAAGACCAAACTCCAAACGCATTGATAACACTCGTCCCTCCAGCATCCGCTATTGCGTCATACGaaaattgttgttttgcaTAGCACTTAATTCAAATGACCCTTTTTATGTACCGAGTGACGTGAGCGCCATTACCAGTTATATTCGTGAACATGCGaatgttcatttttcttttaaaataatcATATTTTAGTATGATAATGAATGAGTAGGGATTTTAGGGCAGCTGCCGCAAAAACAATTGCATTTTAATATTGCCATGTGATTTATCATGAATAGATTGAGGCCGCCGTAAATTACAGTTGAACTGAAAAGCATTTCTCATAACTTTGTCCAAAACAGATGCTCCATGGTGCGGACATTGTAAGGCT
Coding sequences within it:
- the LOC128269245 gene encoding tRNA (uracil-5-)-methyltransferase homolog A; translation: MDAEKAIVDTQPIAEPSEPHEEPKEQVPKGEEYAYLDATGFTSELFKIELRSLPKYYGIGELKKLLNVKLKLSTNKIKIMKPGSPFIFICFRNQEDREKAIKELNGYKWKGKQLSAFEAKPAADPLVRRRKEASEADGEPLNVKRRTVEASATALAYLPYEEQIKQKQSEMENVLQKFGNELWSSVPALRPFVEKQRALHGGLPCALEPIRQSPVQDGYRNKCEFTIGKDAQGVKRVGFRVGSYSNGFLEVESVQKLKHIPECMKQTVQLFEEYVQNSVLEVYSAETYQGYFRQLTVRMSHATAQVMVIVGIHLQDLSEADQKSLKQSIVDCFTSEAGKLAGVCSIYFEVIQKRQQGQYTNPIEHLYGDTHIEDEILGMTFRISPQAFFQINTPAAGVLYQCAIDFAAPDCASSVLDICCGTGTIGLCFARHCRQVLGVDIVPQAIEDAKYNAKRNGVENCKFYAGNADDFIMSLIRHADVEQNRKESLIAIVDPPRAGLHIRSITQLRNARGLDKLVYVSCSPQSAIKNWIDLMRPCSKQLRGEPFLPRKAVAVDLFPHTPHTELVILFEREPECNERAEDEATAVETNTS
- the LOC128268371 gene encoding beta-1,3-glucan-binding protein 2-like; translation: MKSFLRFMVFLYFSCACRSDPRRGSRYQPPKPRFEVFDPQGLIVWINAEPRISSFTFHGKLNQQFSQSYDVGRWAQTITKVKNGRYLFIDREAQLIPGDVIYYRTVIVRNGQTYRTNSGSYTVQDLRPASTSPAPIPGIAERSGASDGYPYVLVSNERRTKDVRSTATQTDIERKVNPNCLPGRSVVHGATVCSGDLLFEDNFSGQTIDQQKWRIENRFASEPENEFVVYADFKENLKLQNGKLFIKPTLFESKFGPGSTNNHFRFADECTGDRSSRDCIRDTQIDFDMIPPVLTAQMSTFNSFRFTYGKIVIRARLPQGNWIFPQLYLIPATDYYGQDGYASGLIRVAFVPGGPRLMNQLSGGLIISDTEPARCSKMCTLQKNIQWNADFHEYGLRWTPEGVWMEVDGEVYCSVDPGEGLHRSLPENRSQIAKLWSISGNPMAPFDKDFYLALGVGVGGHHDFHQFGEKPWKDLGVKAMYTFWNAKDSWYPTWNGNSTLLVDYVRVFAV